GGATCCGTCCCCGCCTCTCGAGCGTGGACCTGCTGCACGACGCGGTGGGCGAGCGCGCCGCCGAGCTCGTGCTCGCGATGATGCGCGGCGAGCGCGCGACGGGGGAGCACCGCCTCGACCGGTCCACGCTGGTGCTGCGCGAGTCGTGCGGCTGCGAGGCGGGTGCCCGGGGGGCCGTCGTCGTCACCTCCCGGCCCCCTGATGCCGCGAGCACGAGCGTGCCCGGCGGGAACGGTGCGGCCGCCGACGCCCCGGGGCCAGGAGACCGTGGCAAGGACAGCGACCGTGGCAACGGCGAGCGTCGTGGGAACGAGCCCTGCGAGCCCGGCGCAGGCCGCCCGGCGGCCACGGCGGCCCCAGCCGCCACGGCGTCGGCAGGGATGCCGGAAGCCGGGCTCGACGTCGTCGCGCCGGTGGTGCTCGCCCGCGAGCACGGCCGGGACGCATGGGTCGCGGCCGTGCGGCGCGTGCTCACCGTCGCCGCCGACCAAGGGCTCCGCGCCCCGGCACCCGCGCTGCGGGCGCTCGCGGACGCGACCGCCAGGCTCCGCCCGGCACCGGACGCGCTCGAGCACCTGGTCCCCTCGATCCATGCGGAGGCGGCCTGGACCGCCGGACGGCGGCGCCGGGTCACCGCCCGCGGCCCGGCCGCACCCGGGCGGGCGGCCCGGCGTGCCGCGCTCGAGGAGACCGTGCGCGACGTGGTCGTCGCGCTCGCCCGCGGCACCGTCGTGGGCACGCTGGGTCGTGCCGGGCGGCTCGAGGCGGAGATGGCGGAGCAGTACGAGGTGGACCTCGAGCTCATGCGGGCGGACGGTGCGGCCCTGCGCAGCCTGGAGTGGCTGCCGCGCGGGCATGCCAGCCTGGCCGCGCTCGCGCTGTGGGTCGACGACGCCGAGGTCGAGGGGGGACGTGCGCTGCAGGTGGTCGGCGTGGGAGGCAGCGCCTCGGGGGTGGAGCGCCTGGTCGGTACGTCGTACGCGCCGCACGAGTTCCCGCCGCCGGAGCTCACCGACCCGACGTCGCCGACGCTCGTCGTGTCCGTCGGCTTCGGCAGCTCCGACCGGGGCGTGCTCCTGGTCAGCGGCCTCGTGGACACGCGCGCCACGAGCACGCGCGCCCGCCACAACCACTGGGCGGCGATGCTCGCGGTGGCGCTCGACGCGGAGGACACGCTCAGCGCCCTGGAGGCGCAGCGCCGCGAGCTGGCCGACGCCGCCGAGCGTGAGCGGGTGCTGGCGCTCGAGGTCGCCGCGAGCCACGAGCGGACCGCGCTGGTCTCCATCGCCTCCCACGACGGCACCTGGGACTGGGACGTCGAGGCCGGGCGGGTCAGGTACTCCGACGCGTGGGCTCGCATCGTCGGGTGCGACCCGGCACACGTCGGCGACGACCCCCAGGAGTGGCTCGGGCGGGTACATCCCGACGACGCCCGCCGGGTGCAGTCCGCGGTCGCGGCGCAGCTCTCCGGCTCGCACGAGCCCTTCGACGTCGAGCACCGGCTCCGCACCGCCGACGGGCGCCACGTCGTCGTGCGCTGCCGTGCGGTCACCGTGCACGACGCCGGGGGACGGGCCGCCCGCATGGTCGGGGCGATGGCCGTCGTCCCGGACGTCACCCAGGTGCGCAGCGAGCTGCGCGAGCGGGTGCTCGTCGACACCGACACCGGGCTGGTGGCCCGCGACCTGTTCGTCGACCGGCTCGAGCGCGCGATCGTCCGCGCGCGCCGCGTCGACGCCTACGGCTGGCAGGTCCTCGCCGTCGGGTTCACGTCACGGCCGCAGGCGACCTCGCTGCACCGCCTGCACGGCGAGCTCGACCCGAACGACTGTGCGTACGGGGCGGCTCCGCACGACGTCGTCGTGCTGCTCGACGGCGCGGACGTGGCCGCAGCGCGCGACCGCGCGGCGCGGCTCCGGGCGATCCTCGGCCCCGGGGTCGTCGTGGAGCACTGCGCGGGCTCCGGGACCGCTGCGGCGGGCGGCGACGCCGTCGAGGTGCTGCGCCGCGCGGGCGACTGCCTGGGCCACCGCCGCGCGGACGTGCTGACGCACGCATGACCTAAACGATTCCGGGCGTTGCCCGGGCCGCGCGCCGCCGCCAGCCTCGGGTGGGCTCGACGCCCGGCCGGCAGAGACGCGGTCCGGGCGTGGCGAGCCTCCCGACGACGAGAGGTGCACCATGCCACGAACATCCTGGTCACGCCCCGAGCCCGGGCGACCCCGCCGCGCCGTCGCGGCGGGGGCGACGCTCGCCGCGCTCGCCGCGATCGCCGCCACCGGACCGGCCGCGTCGGCGCTCGGCGTGCCGTCCTCCGTGAGCGCCGCCACCGACGCCGCCGCGAGCGCCGTCCTGGCCGACGGCGAGTACACGCAGCGGTTCCTGGAGCTGTACGACAAGATCCACGACCCGGCGAACGGCTACTTCTCGCCGCAGGGGATCCCGTACCACTCCCGCGAGACCCTCATGGTGGAGGCGCCCGACCACGGGCACGAGACCACCAGCGAGGCGTACTCGTTCTGGCTGTGGCTCGAGACGTCCTACGGGCAGGTGACCGGCGACTGGGAGCCGTTCAACCACGCCTGGGACACCCTCGAGCGGTACATGATCCCGACGCGGGAGAACCAGCCCACCAACGCCGCGTACGACCCGGGCGCGCCGGCCACCTACGCCCCGGAGTACAACCACCCGAGCCAGTACCCGGGCGAGCTCAGCAGCTCGGTGCCCGTGGGCAGCGACCCGATCGGTGCCGAGCTCCGGTCCACCTACGGCACCTCGGACATCTACGGCATGCACTGGCTCGCCGACGTCGACAACGTGTACGGCTTCGGCGCCGCGCCGGGCTCGTCCACGCTGCTGGGCCCCGACCACGAGGGCACGTCGTACATCAACACGTTCCAGCGCGGCCCGCAGGAGTCGGTGTGGGAGACGATCCCGCAGCCGTCGATCGATGACTTCACCTACGGCGGCGAGAACGGCTTCCTCGACCTGTTCACCGGCGACTCGTCGTACGCGAAGCAGTGGAAGTACACCAACGCGCCCGACGCCGACGCGCGCGCCGTCGAGGCCGCCTACTGGGCGAGCAAGTTCGCCGCGGAGCAGGGCCAGCCCCAGGCCGTGGCGGCCACCCTCGACAAGGCGTCGAAGATGGGTGACTACCTGCGCTACGCCCTGTTCGACAAGTACTTCAAGACGCCGGGCTGCGAGTCCGAGTCGTGCGCGGCGGGCAGCGGCCGGGACAGCGCCCACTACCT
The Xylanimonas cellulosilytica DSM 15894 DNA segment above includes these coding regions:
- a CDS encoding substrate-binding domain-containing protein; amino-acid sequence: MTTADALGSTAGGGPRTIGVASPVLGGYYFGRVLAGVARVLHAGSHRVVAVQTYPADLDRAEFPVAPRRRTLVGTTRFDGLIVVTTALDDAALRRIDDAGTPLVLIGVGPVEGVSAPHLGPDNAGGVRAAIDHLVAHGHRRIGFLGNTDQTDTHERLVAYRDALLAHGIEPRTDWLYRTRDNQEASAEAAARRLVERDGGMLGTTATLAATDRNAVGFMRGLHAEGLPLPSAQAVIGIDHSDLGARIRPRLSSVDLLHDAVGERAAELVLAMMRGERATGEHRLDRSTLVLRESCGCEAGARGAVVVTSRPPDAASTSVPGGNGAAADAPGPGDRGKDSDRGNGERRGNEPCEPGAGRPAATAAPAATASAGMPEAGLDVVAPVVLAREHGRDAWVAAVRRVLTVAADQGLRAPAPALRALADATARLRPAPDALEHLVPSIHAEAAWTAGRRRRVTARGPAAPGRAARRAALEETVRDVVVALARGTVVGTLGRAGRLEAEMAEQYEVDLELMRADGAALRSLEWLPRGHASLAALALWVDDAEVEGGRALQVVGVGGSASGVERLVGTSYAPHEFPPPELTDPTSPTLVVSVGFGSSDRGVLLVSGLVDTRATSTRARHNHWAAMLAVALDAEDTLSALEAQRRELADAAERERVLALEVAASHERTALVSIASHDGTWDWDVEAGRVRYSDAWARIVGCDPAHVGDDPQEWLGRVHPDDARRVQSAVAAQLSGSHEPFDVEHRLRTADGRHVVVRCRAVTVHDAGGRAARMVGAMAVVPDVTQVRSELRERVLVDTDTGLVARDLFVDRLERAIVRARRVDAYGWQVLAVGFTSRPQATSLHRLHGELDPNDCAYGAAPHDVVVLLDGADVAAARDRAARLRAILGPGVVVEHCAGSGTAAAGGDAVEVLRRAGDCLGHRRADVLTHA